GGTGAAGACGATGACAGTGGAGAAATTCATGTGCAGAAAGGATCATATTCTTACACAGCACCTGACGGAACTCTTGTTAGTGTGAGGTAAGAAATGTTAACAATTAAGTTGATCATTTACAGTGCCTGACCGAATGCATTAGACTGATAGCAAAGTATTAAAGGTTTTACTGCTTGCCACGACTGGAATTATAGTTTTTTCTATTTGAGTTTTCAAAGTAGGTATATTTGTCgccatttcaatattttatttaaattcattagtgAACTTCCGTCCGGCTGGTAAAGTAATATAGAAACTTGGTCAATGAATTCCTGTTCGTTCTATGCCAACTATGTATATCTATTTAGATTAATTTCTTGCTTGGTGttgtgaataaatatatttctgtctTCTTATCTAAATTATTgacttacattatttttcatcaGTTACATTGCAGATGAAAATGGCTTTAGACCTTTTGGAGAAGGTATCAATATTGGACAGCCTCCAGCAAGTACTACTAAATCTTCACGAAAACCTAaatcgaatgaaaaaaaatctagaacCGATTCATCAGAAAGTTCTGAATCAGATGAAGTAATCACTCCAAACGATGAAGAATATGCGAAGAAAATTCCAAAACTTGATCAACGTATAGGTTCAGACGATCATAGTaccaataacaaaaacaacgaaaaaaacaaaacaaacatctcTTTGAAACCAGCAAAGTCTCCTGAGAACAAAAAGAGTACTCAGAAAACAAAGAAGCCATCAGAAGAATCCAGAACTGAGTCTGAGCAAACTgagaatagaaaaaaagataaaaatgaaaaaaaagataaagaagCTATAGTTGGGCAAAACGAATCAGAAAAATTGACAAATGTCACGTCTGCTGacggaaacaaaaaaagtttacaaaatgAGAAGAGTCTTCCCTCAACTGAACAAAATGACACTGAAGCTGTTGGAGCGATAAAAGGGAATGAAAAAGCAGCTGCAGAAGATGAGCACGTGGCTAATGATGGTAAAACTCTCAATAGAAACCAGGTCAATCCTCCGGAAGAAATGAAGGATAAAGCAAAAAATcctgataataaaaaatctgaccTAATAAACAACCCAAAAGCAAAAGATAATGAACTAACTAAATCTATCAGTGAACCTTTAAATGCTGATATTGTCGAGAAGGGAAAAAGTCCTACCACAGACCTAAACAAAAACGACGAAAAGGCAGAAAAAATATCGGAAAAGCTTATTGAAAAAGAGGAACCTATTAAAAGTGATGACAAATTAGCTAATAGTAATTCAACTTCCCCTAAGGAAAGTAACAATTCTGCTGAAAAAGACAAAAAGGATAAAAAGGGAAAGAACAACATTTCTGAACCTGTTAAAGACCAAAACCAGACAGAGACAACTGGAGATGAAAGTAAAGAACCACAAACTACAGATTTAAAATCACCTCAAGATACAGAAAAAGACCAGAGTGAAATCAATCCAGCAGAGAAATCTGACCAGAAACTCAATGATAAGAAAACAGAATTAACAAATGGTAACAAAACTGTTGCAACTAACATTCCTTTCAACGATTCTGAAAAGCCGTCAAACGAAACCGCAACTAGAGCGAATACAGCTGAAAGTCTTAACAAAGAAAATGAGAACTCCACAGATGGCACTAAAAGTGCAAAGgaagatgaaaataaaacaattaacattCCAAACAAACAGGAAGCAGAAAATAGTTCACTTGCTAACAGTTTAAATGTACCTCAAACGAACAAAAGTGAAAACGAGGCCGATAAACATCCCAATAATAACGACAGAGAACCTAATACCAAAGATGTCAAAGAAGCAAGCGATCTTCATCAGAATCCACAAACGAAAAATGATAGTGTAAGTAAAAACATTGAAggtctaaataaaaatgttagtataCCAACAATATCAAgtgaaaaaatagaaaataaagaaaatttaaccAAAGACGCAGAGAAGAAAGAATCGCTGGAGGAAATGCCAAGCAGTGacaatcaaaatacaaataaaaatgatagttctgataaagataataaaagttCTGATGAAAACGACAGCAAACCAGTTAAAGAGACTAAAACGATAGGAAATAACGTTAACTTAACCAAAAACGCCAAAGACGACAAGAAAGATATATCAAGTAGTGCCAATCAAGATCTAAACAAAAATGTCAGTGCAACCAAGCCTAATGAAAATTCTGGTCAAAATGTCAGTAAATCACTTTCAGAAGGTAAACTATTAGACACTAAAGATAACACTACCAAGAGCATAAAAGAAGAGGCAAATACGCGAGAAATAGTACCCAGTAGTGACagtaataaatcaaatacaaatgATAGTGTGACTGAAGATAGtaaaaatactgataaaaatatcagtaaacCGAATGTACAAGGTGAAGCAAAAGACGGCAAAGACAACtctaacaaaaacatcaaagatgaaaagaaaaaccaaaCAGAAATACCAAGTGACGGCCACCAAAATGCAACTTCACTTAATGACAGTGAAAGTTCTGCTAAAAATGACAGTAAACCGTTTGTGCAAGATGATGAAATAGCCAAAAAAGATAACGTTACTAAAAATACCgaaatttcaaatacaaaagtaGATGACAAAAATTCTACATTAGCAAAACCAAAAGATTCCGTGAATTCTATTAAACAAGCCGAGAAATTAACGAAACAAGCTAAAAGCGATGCCAGTCATGCGTTAAAATCCGCCAAAGATGCGGTTCAGCCGGCAAAAGATGCTCTTAAAATAGCTATGGACGTTGTTAAACGTATTACAGAACAAAGGAAAACTCAATCTAAAACTCCCGTAGCAGATGCTGTTAAACATGCAAAACTAGCTGAAGATGCAGCTAGAGAAGCTTTAGAGGCAGTTCAAATTGCTGGTGATGCTGTAGCAGAAGCTCAAAAGGCTGCAAAAGAAGCAGGCAAAGCAGTTCAGCTTGCACAACTTTTACCGAATGCAGTAAATGGAAGTGATTCACAGAAAAAGCTAGATAATCTAAACCAAAATCAGTCTAAAATGCAAATGGATACAGATAATGCAACAAAGCCCGATAGTCACGCTGAAGTAAATAGTAAACCTGAATCTGAAGATGATGATAAGGTAAAAAATGAAAGTGATAAAACTGGAATGAGAAAAGATGCCAAAAAATCTGAAGGTGCAGATGAAAAAGTCGACGAACCGAAGAGTGTAAAGCCTGAAGACTCTGGCAAATCCTCGAAGAAGGATGATGAATCGAATGAGAAAACGGGGCAAAAAACAGAAGCACCTACTGAAAAATCTGAAAAGCAGGTCTAGAAACTCATTTGACTTATGATGAAAGTGAGTTCTGAGTTTCTAATAAAAAAGATCTACTTTTGATTCTTGATGAGACGAATAATACTTACATAGGGATAATTagtgcaatttatttaatagattaaCAATGTGTGATATGAGTCTGAtgtatgttttagaaaaataaatgtaagttattttcAAACCATTTATTTCCGTCttccaacacaaaaataaatgtaaaactgtAAACAATGAATGAgcatatgtaaatataaattagtaacAAATATATTCAGTTATGttatatacaaattatattataatacctCTTTGTTACTACGCAAAGCAGTTTTTGTACCATAAGAAAGTAACAGGCTGTAAAAAGTGtcagtaggtacataatatgcTCGTAGATTACCTGAACCCTGCTacttttttcttgaatatttaaaaaccgttttcttttttgtgtgttCAATGCCACAATGAGTTTACTGTAATATACCTAAGTCTCAAATAAGACCTGATTCCGATTCCAAAATTTGCTTGTGTTGTGCTGCACTTAAACAGGTTTATTATCACAGGCTTATTGTTGTTAATCATAACGCCTACACATTTATCATTTGAACGCAAATTCTGTGtgcctaaaaatattttacactataACTCTATCGTCAGGCGCTGATTATATCACCTTAAGTTTCTATACTCATTTTAAGCTAATTATGAAATGAAGAAGTTGACTGAAACGAACTTACCCatagaaaaaaagtgtttctcTAACTATAATGAAGTTTTTAAGTACATGTTGAAAATGGACAATAGCTATTATGCTACGTAGAATCTACATTACACGATTCAATGGCTTACGTGGTCATTGACCTGCACGTGAGAGCCTGCCAACTATGTCCAGTAGATGCAAagattaagtaaaatattaaatttgatattcattaaataggtatttaagcGATATGAGGGTAATTAAGCGACAATTAGCTTAGCGATGTTCTAAAATAGCTATTGGTGTTCAATTAGATtagagatttttgtttttttaatctgagATATCTTTCTATACTTACAGTCCGCTGTTTTGTTGCGATAAAACAGCATTAAAACTACCCGTATacaaaaatcaacattttataCTCATTCTACAATTGGTGTCTACAAAACGCTTGACAAAGTCAAACATACAATCGTGGGCTACTTCCGCTACTTTTTGCTAGGCGTCGATCTAGAAACTGTTACCTATTCGATTTGATATCTCTATCTGATAGATATCTGGGCAAAAAGtaaagcatttaaaatatttggaacgAGTTCGCATCAATTTATCTCGAATACATTTTGCTCAGAGTTATACCACACGTCATGAATTTGTATCTCACGCAACAAATCACAATTAAATTGTAACGAAACAAATGTTATGGAATATCAAACTCAAGCAACGTAACCGATGCACATTTATATAATCGtgatcataaaacaaaaaagaaagtacATGAGTAAGTCTAATACACCTTGCATATCGTACTGAGCGATGCAAATTGAAATATCAGTTTGATTAAATGTCAAGATCAGTTCAAGTGTTTGACGCATGGCAGGAGAAGCCCTCCTCTCACTTTTGTTGTGAAACCAGTGACGTTTATCTCAGTATTAGGTCCTACTGATCTGATTTTGACTGTGATTTCTATTCAAAGTTACAGAATAAATTGAATGATGTGTAGATTGAAACGAGGAACGTGATGTAAGTGGTAAGATAATTAGAAATGAAATTTgactaaattaaatgaataataggtaaacaattaaataaaaagcaccACCTATCAAATCAATTAAGATATTGGACTGGTAATACAAGTTTGTAGTTGCTAGACTTGCTAGAGCTTGTAATTGAATGTATCAaatgtaagtacctacctaaacgAGACATGTTTGGGTGCACTGCCAACGTTTTTGGTAAGTAGGCAACAAGCTCGCAAGTCGCATGCCACTTGTTTTTTACCATATTAAGGTCAAACAGATTCTccttctaaatatttaattgatcgCATTATACCCGATTACGGTGATGCTATACGAGAATTATGAAATTGACCTTGTTTGCATTGATATCAATATGGGagtttttaaatgaagataaatttgcttaatttgtttaattgattGGATCTTTAAGTAATCACAACTTTTGCTACAAACAAACTCTGAAAAAACTTCATTtaagtattcatttaatttaataaagtcttAATCTTAATAAGCGCAGTATTTTATAACGGCAGGCAACGAACCGAGGAGCCTTGCATGTGCTCTCCTTTAATAATTATCGGATACGTcacaaagtaaatataataatgattatcCGATGAGCATCGAACTTAATTGTCTAGAATTAAAGCCTTCAGTCGATTGATCTgtgttattaagtttatttaaagtacgTGCTCTAATTTAACGTCACTCAGTACGTCAACAGCGGTCATTCTCCTACTTTTTGAAGCAATTcagttgcagttgtggaagggagatgacTCTTCAAAGTGTCATGCTTTGTCTAGGTTCAACATCTgcaaaatcataattataataattatgaatttaggCAACCTATGCTATCGGCTAAAACCAGTCTTAGCTTATTCACGTGGAAAAGTGACAGGTTAGAATATCGGAAATATAGCTTCTGAACCTTTTTTTGGTTATGAGGTTTTCAGAATACTCTAAACTTTCTTAACTATGTACAAATTGCCATGGAATAAATCAACATGTTAGGTTATGCTTTACCCtaaaacatcaaacaaatattGACGTGGTATATGAATAGGACAAGCCTTTGCTGAACAAACGCAAggacataaaaaacaaaacatctttaatatttgattttattaaatgcttaGGTGTAGCAGTAAGTCGTATGACAATGAGTAAGAACCAATAACGACAACAAAAGTACAATATTGAAGCTTATATATCTAGATACCTGCATACAACATAAACAGTACTTACATGCACGGTTGTAAAGAAGTTCGTAAACAACACGTTGCACTGCTTCAACTTTCTAATAACACAGGATAACAAGCGAACCATTTGTGAAGCTAAGACTGCAAGGTCGCACTTGAATGAGCGAAGTACAAGTCTTGAATGCATCTGAACAGATAGTCTAGATACTGATGAGATATTTAAGTTGATTGTAGTTTTTAGAATTAACTTAAACATAAGATCAAGATTCGTCCATGTGCGTACCTATAGCATTTGTAGTTATACAGCTGCAGTAGTTAATATAGAACACAGTTTTATAGCATAAGGGATATTTATATTGTGAAACAAGTAACATTtctatacttttatattaaagagtaaaattaaaaaaaaatgcgaggTTTTCTCGTTCcctcaattttattacaattatgtatAATCTTAGTTGAAAAGTTAGCTCGAAGAAAGCCGA
This is a stretch of genomic DNA from Trichoplusia ni isolate ovarian cell line Hi5 chromosome 6, tn1, whole genome shotgun sequence. It encodes these proteins:
- the LOC113494940 gene encoding putative uncharacterized protein DDB_G0282133, with the translated sequence MLLKLVYFGCVATCVFSAPTTDKVPSERPQPKVIRIVSQSEELEPNGTYKFSYETGNGIHREETSFDKVLDGKTKHSDCSNEGGEDDDSGEIHVQKGSYSYTAPDGTLVSVSYIADENGFRPFGEGINIGQPPASTTKSSRKPKSNEKKSRTDSSESSESDEVITPNDEEYAKKIPKLDQRIGSDDHSTNNKNNEKNKTNISLKPAKSPENKKSTQKTKKPSEESRTESEQTENRKKDKNEKKDKEAIVGQNESEKLTNVTSADGNKKSLQNEKSLPSTEQNDTEAVGAIKGNEKAAAEDEHVANDGKTLNRNQVNPPEEMKDKAKNPDNKKSDLINNPKAKDNELTKSISEPLNADIVEKGKSPTTDLNKNDEKAEKISEKLIEKEEPIKSDDKLANSNSTSPKESNNSAEKDKKDKKGKNNISEPVKDQNQTETTGDESKEPQTTDLKSPQDTEKDQSEINPAEKSDQKLNDKKTELTNGNKTVATNIPFNDSEKPSNETATRANTAESLNKENENSTDGTKSAKEDENKTINIPNKQEAENSSLANSLNVPQTNKSENEADKHPNNNDREPNTKDVKEASDLHQNPQTKNDSVSKNIEGLNKNVSIPTISSEKIENKENLTKDAEKKESLEEMPSSDNQNTNKNDSSDKDNKSSDENDSKPVKETKTIGNNVNLTKNAKDDKKDISSSANQDLNKNVSATKPNENSGQNVSKSLSEGKLLDTKDNTTKSIKEEANTREIVPSSDSNKSNTNDSVTEDSKNTDKNISKPNVQGEAKDGKDNSNKNIKDEKKNQTEIPSDGHQNATSLNDSESSAKNDSKPFVQDDEIAKKDNVTKNTEISNTKVDDKNSTLAKPKDSVNSIKQAEKLTKQAKSDASHALKSAKDAVQPAKDALKIAMDVVKRITEQRKTQSKTPVADAVKHAKLAEDAAREALEAVQIAGDAVAEAQKAAKEAGKAVQLAQLLPNAVNGSDSQKKLDNLNQNQSKMQMDTDNATKPDSHAEVNSKPESEDDDKVKNESDKTGMRKDAKKSEGADEKVDEPKSVKPEDSGKSSKKDDESNEKTGQKTEAPTEKSEKQV